Proteins encoded by one window of Channa argus isolate prfri chromosome 1, Channa argus male v1.0, whole genome shotgun sequence:
- the mlip gene encoding muscular LMNA-interacting protein isoform X1: protein MENLYVSLGQVSIGLPAEPSVFTFVPVVKSIINAEQRSGAQTGKQKKETMTDGEMFTAETVFLKDSVEGRTGNIIHPETKFTWKPSLYHVSLSQSTASPSLSSQSENTPDHVATLTGSMETAVDKHRGTSQQQRHDTFGHAGVSSGCFANRASVSEDRTSPTLCSDLFPTPASSRESILSEGSDKETSWPAVQLSSVTSPASFSRTVSPCSSVLSGIFSPAVVQIKKHFLAPGCSLVNIPQTCFSSCESLSSSVSLGCPRPRHRPPLTRLSLLTAILRKGRLPVLSSVLQRPYTPCWPVNPVTLSFCNACSAASGVASIPMEFSSLSSIDIQSHVQREPNRCVTAPPPLQSNELSRTCPQTQVKRCSKEICSSTVPRWAVISPPPAKSNSPPRGPLPLPHPNFECVPLPRHKNISTCASSTTLPNTHVSTFKSPELKSCNSKGHSDDNLKKPLTPSPKTINKQETFAPQQLSRPPSSSLSRLRLLSQQLRSPPVCSPQPQSSKSRSPGFPVFSSHSASPLPPSQNTTGRCESERRCPDAKSVTPSHGFHRAYCLPPSRYTPIVFSGWPSPASSPTPTPSPAPPVRDLTPSPSLSMRTTPSPRPGSGISDCSDREGKKRKTHRIKLSYKSLAAIPTNTLLLDQQAIDEQVEREDSPCDTLDRGVTLDTHAEMCSPAQLRQQSEELYAAIDAVLANSAPPQPLKSPTGLQQKNSTLSKSLGRETKYASVCSLHLSAHVERNKDSNMTKPGIVRPMTAIPRLRVEDKKEFHTNLRPSVIKKTLNGNSKVENKSSEDAQREFYLGLNGQTLRKERNLEKTIPFSVCDLQITEPEDHISQLVKDTSTSSNPFEDWMETHI, encoded by the exons ATGGAGAATTTGTATGTGAGCCTGGGGCAG GTTTCTATAGGGTTGCCAGCCGAACCATCTGTCTTCACATTTGTTCCAGTGGTTAAAAGTATTATCAATGCTGAGCAGAGATCTGGCGCTCagacaggaaaacagaaaaag GAGACCATGACGGATGGGGAGATGTTCACAGCAGAGACTGTTTTTCTCAAAGACTCCGTGGAGGGAAGAACAGGAAACATAATTCATCCAGAGACAAAGTTTACT tggAAGCCTTCCCTGTATCACGTGAGCCTCTCTCAAAGCACAGCCTCTCCCTCACTCAGCTCTCAGTCTGAAAATACACCCGATCATGTCGCCACCCTGACGGGCTCTATGGAAACAGCTGTGGATAAACACAGGGGCACTTCCCAGCAGCAGCGTCATGACACCTTTGGACATGCAGGGGTTAGCTCAGGTTGCTTTGCAAATAGAGCGTCTGTGTCAGAAGACAGAACGAGCCCCACACTCTGCTCAGATCTGTTCCCCACCCCAGCTTCATCCAGAGAGTCCATCCTCTCAGAAGGCTCCGACAAAGAGACGAGCTGGCCTGCTGTGCAGCTTTCTTCTGTAACCTCTCCTGCTTCTTTCAGCCGCACTGTCTCCCCCTGCTCATCTGTTCTCTCCGGCATCTTCTCCCCTGCTGTCGTCCAGATCAAGAAGCACTTTCTAGCCCCTGGCTGTAGTTTGGTTAACATCCCTCAAACCTGTTTTTCATCCTGTGAAAGcctgtcttcctctgtctctctcgggTGCCCTCGTCCACGGCACCGACCTCCTCTCACCCGTCTCTCCCTCCTGACTGCCATTCTGAGAAAAGGCCGTCTTCCTGTTCTGTCCTCTGTGCTGCAGAGGCCTTACACCCCCTGCTGGCCTGTTAACCCTGTGACCTTGTCCTTCTGCAATGCCTGCTCTGCAGCCTCTGGCGTGGCTTCCATTCCCATGGAGTTCTCTTCATTATCATCTATAGATATTCAGAGCCATGTTCAGAGAGAGCCTAACAGATGTGTGACAGCACCTCCACCTTTGCAGTCAAATGAGCTCAGCAGGACGTGTCCTCAAACTCAAGTGAAAAGATGTTCAAAGGAAATTTGCTCAAGCACTGTGCCCAGATGGGCGGTTATTTCGCCCCCTCCAGCAAAGAGCAACAGTCCACCCCGAGGTCCACTACCTCTGCCACACCCAAACTTTGAATGTGTTCCTCTACCAAGGCATAAAAATATATCAACCTGTGCATCGTCTACAACACTGCCAAACACACATGTCTCCACTTTTAAGTCCCCTGAGCTGAAATCCTGCAATTCAAAGGGCCATAGTGATGATAACCTTAAAAAACCCCTCACCCCATCCCCTAAAACTATTAATAAACAAGAGACTTTTGCACCCCAGCAATTGAGTCGTCCACCAAGTTCCTCTCTCTCAAGGCTTCGCTTACTGTCTCAACAACTAAGATCTCCACCTGTCTGCTCTCCTCAGCCTCAGTCTTCTAAATCACGTTCCCCTGGGTTCCCTGTTTTCTCCTCTCACTCAGCGTCACCTCTGCCTCCTTCACAAAACACCACAGGAAGGTGTGAGTCAGAGAGGCGCTGCCCTGATGCCAAAAGTGTCACACCATCACATGGTTTTCACAGAGCTTACTGCCTGCCCCCTTCCCGCTACACACCTATCGTTTTTTCAGGATGGCCCTCACCCGCCAGCTCCCCCACACCTACACCATCTCCTGCTCCACCAGTCAGAGACCTCACCCCGTCACCCTCTCTCTCCATGCGTACCACACCCTCCCCGAGGCCGGGGAGTGGAATATCAGACTGCAGTGACAGGGagggtaaaaaaagaaag ACACACAGGATTAAGTTAAGCTACAAATCCCTCGCTGCAATTCCTACAAACACTCTTCTATTGGATCAACAG GCAATAGATGAGCaggtggagagagaagacagtCCCTGTGACACATTGGACAGAGGTGTAACATTGGACACCCACGCTGAG ATGTGCTCTCCTGCTCAGCTCCGACAACAGTCAGAGGAACTTTATGCAGCTATTGATGCGGTTTTGGCAAATTCAGCACCACCA CAGCCCTTAAAGTCACCGACCGGCCTACAG CAGAAGAACTCAACCCTTTCAAAATCCTTGGGACGTGAAACCAAATAT GCATCGGTATGCAGCTTGCACCTATCTGCCCATGTGGAGAGAAATAAAGATTCTAACATG ACGAAGCCTGGCATTGTTCGCCCAATGACGGCCATTCCAAGACTGAGAGTGGAGGACAAAAAAGAGTTTCATACAAACCTAAGGCCCTCTGTCATCAAGAAGACCTTAAATGGCAACAGCAAG
- the mlip gene encoding muscular LMNA-interacting protein isoform X2, producing the protein MENLYVSLGQVSIGLPAEPSVFTFVPVVKSIINAEQRSGAQTGKQKKETMTDGEMFTAETVFLKDSVEGRTGNIIHPETKFTWKPSLYHVSLSQSTASPSLSSQSENTPDHVATLTGSMETAVDKHRGTSQQQRHDTFGHAGVSSGCFANRASVSEDRTSPTLCSDLFPTPASSRESILSEGSDKETSWPAVQLSSVTSPASFSRTVSPCSSVLSGIFSPAVVQIKKHFLAPGCSLVNIPQTCFSSCESLSSSVSLGCPRPRHRPPLTRLSLLTAILRKGRLPVLSSVLQRPYTPCWPVNPVTLSFCNACSAASGVASIPMEFSSLSSIDIQSHVQREPNRCVTAPPPLQSNELSRTCPQTQVKRCSKEICSSTVPRWAVISPPPAKSNSPPRGPLPLPHPNFECVPLPRHKNISTCASSTTLPNTHVSTFKSPELKSCNSKGHSDDNLKKPLTPSPKTINKQETFAPQQLSRPPSSSLSRLRLLSQQLRSPPVCSPQPQSSKSRSPGFPVFSSHSASPLPPSQNTTGRCESERRCPDAKSVTPSHGFHRAYCLPPSRYTPIVFSGWPSPASSPTPTPSPAPPVRDLTPSPSLSMRTTPSPRPGSGISDCSDREGKKRKTHRIKLSYKSLAAIPTNTLLLDQQAIDEQVEREDSPCDTLDRGVTLDTHAEMCSPAQLRQQSEELYAAIDAVLANSAPPQPLKSPTGLQKNSTLSKSLGRETKYASVCSLHLSAHVERNKDSNMTKPGIVRPMTAIPRLRVEDKKEFHTNLRPSVIKKTLNGNSKVENKSSEDAQREFYLGLNGQTLRKERNLEKTIPFSVCDLQITEPEDHISQLVKDTSTSSNPFEDWMETHI; encoded by the exons ATGGAGAATTTGTATGTGAGCCTGGGGCAG GTTTCTATAGGGTTGCCAGCCGAACCATCTGTCTTCACATTTGTTCCAGTGGTTAAAAGTATTATCAATGCTGAGCAGAGATCTGGCGCTCagacaggaaaacagaaaaag GAGACCATGACGGATGGGGAGATGTTCACAGCAGAGACTGTTTTTCTCAAAGACTCCGTGGAGGGAAGAACAGGAAACATAATTCATCCAGAGACAAAGTTTACT tggAAGCCTTCCCTGTATCACGTGAGCCTCTCTCAAAGCACAGCCTCTCCCTCACTCAGCTCTCAGTCTGAAAATACACCCGATCATGTCGCCACCCTGACGGGCTCTATGGAAACAGCTGTGGATAAACACAGGGGCACTTCCCAGCAGCAGCGTCATGACACCTTTGGACATGCAGGGGTTAGCTCAGGTTGCTTTGCAAATAGAGCGTCTGTGTCAGAAGACAGAACGAGCCCCACACTCTGCTCAGATCTGTTCCCCACCCCAGCTTCATCCAGAGAGTCCATCCTCTCAGAAGGCTCCGACAAAGAGACGAGCTGGCCTGCTGTGCAGCTTTCTTCTGTAACCTCTCCTGCTTCTTTCAGCCGCACTGTCTCCCCCTGCTCATCTGTTCTCTCCGGCATCTTCTCCCCTGCTGTCGTCCAGATCAAGAAGCACTTTCTAGCCCCTGGCTGTAGTTTGGTTAACATCCCTCAAACCTGTTTTTCATCCTGTGAAAGcctgtcttcctctgtctctctcgggTGCCCTCGTCCACGGCACCGACCTCCTCTCACCCGTCTCTCCCTCCTGACTGCCATTCTGAGAAAAGGCCGTCTTCCTGTTCTGTCCTCTGTGCTGCAGAGGCCTTACACCCCCTGCTGGCCTGTTAACCCTGTGACCTTGTCCTTCTGCAATGCCTGCTCTGCAGCCTCTGGCGTGGCTTCCATTCCCATGGAGTTCTCTTCATTATCATCTATAGATATTCAGAGCCATGTTCAGAGAGAGCCTAACAGATGTGTGACAGCACCTCCACCTTTGCAGTCAAATGAGCTCAGCAGGACGTGTCCTCAAACTCAAGTGAAAAGATGTTCAAAGGAAATTTGCTCAAGCACTGTGCCCAGATGGGCGGTTATTTCGCCCCCTCCAGCAAAGAGCAACAGTCCACCCCGAGGTCCACTACCTCTGCCACACCCAAACTTTGAATGTGTTCCTCTACCAAGGCATAAAAATATATCAACCTGTGCATCGTCTACAACACTGCCAAACACACATGTCTCCACTTTTAAGTCCCCTGAGCTGAAATCCTGCAATTCAAAGGGCCATAGTGATGATAACCTTAAAAAACCCCTCACCCCATCCCCTAAAACTATTAATAAACAAGAGACTTTTGCACCCCAGCAATTGAGTCGTCCACCAAGTTCCTCTCTCTCAAGGCTTCGCTTACTGTCTCAACAACTAAGATCTCCACCTGTCTGCTCTCCTCAGCCTCAGTCTTCTAAATCACGTTCCCCTGGGTTCCCTGTTTTCTCCTCTCACTCAGCGTCACCTCTGCCTCCTTCACAAAACACCACAGGAAGGTGTGAGTCAGAGAGGCGCTGCCCTGATGCCAAAAGTGTCACACCATCACATGGTTTTCACAGAGCTTACTGCCTGCCCCCTTCCCGCTACACACCTATCGTTTTTTCAGGATGGCCCTCACCCGCCAGCTCCCCCACACCTACACCATCTCCTGCTCCACCAGTCAGAGACCTCACCCCGTCACCCTCTCTCTCCATGCGTACCACACCCTCCCCGAGGCCGGGGAGTGGAATATCAGACTGCAGTGACAGGGagggtaaaaaaagaaag ACACACAGGATTAAGTTAAGCTACAAATCCCTCGCTGCAATTCCTACAAACACTCTTCTATTGGATCAACAG GCAATAGATGAGCaggtggagagagaagacagtCCCTGTGACACATTGGACAGAGGTGTAACATTGGACACCCACGCTGAG ATGTGCTCTCCTGCTCAGCTCCGACAACAGTCAGAGGAACTTTATGCAGCTATTGATGCGGTTTTGGCAAATTCAGCACCACCA CAGCCCTTAAAGTCACCGACCGGCCTACAG AAGAACTCAACCCTTTCAAAATCCTTGGGACGTGAAACCAAATAT GCATCGGTATGCAGCTTGCACCTATCTGCCCATGTGGAGAGAAATAAAGATTCTAACATG ACGAAGCCTGGCATTGTTCGCCCAATGACGGCCATTCCAAGACTGAGAGTGGAGGACAAAAAAGAGTTTCATACAAACCTAAGGCCCTCTGTCATCAAGAAGACCTTAAATGGCAACAGCAAG
- the mlip gene encoding muscular LMNA-interacting protein isoform X3 produces the protein MENLYVSLGQVSIGLPAEPSVFTFVPVVKSIINAEQRSGAQTGKQKKETMTDGEMFTAETVFLKDSVEGRTGNIIHPETKFTWKPSLYHVSLSQSTASPSLSSQSENTPDHVATLTGSMETAVDKHRGTSQQQRHDTFGHAGVSSGCFANRASVSEDRTSPTLCSDLFPTPASSRESILSEGSDKETSWPAVQLSSVTSPASFSRTVSPCSSVLSGIFSPAVVQIKKHFLAPGCSLVNIPQTCFSSCESLSSSVSLGCPRPRHRPPLTRLSLLTAILRKGRLPVLSSVLQRPYTPCWPVNPVTLSFCNACSAASGVASIPMEFSSLSSIDIQSHVQREPNRCVTAPPPLQSNELSRTCPQTQVKRCSKEICSSTVPRWAVISPPPAKSNSPPRGPLPLPHPNFECVPLPRHKNISTCASSTTLPNTHVSTFKSPELKSCNSKGHSDDNLKKPLTPSPKTINKQETFAPQQLSRPPSSSLSRLRLLSQQLRSPPVCSPQPQSSKSRSPGFPVFSSHSASPLPPSQNTTGRCESERRCPDAKSVTPSHGFHRAYCLPPSRYTPIVFSGWPSPASSPTPTPSPAPPVRDLTPSPSLSMRTTPSPRPGSGISDCSDREGKKRKTHRIKLSYKSLAAIPTNTLLLDQQAIDEQVEREDSPCDTLDRGVTLDTHAEMCSPAQLRQQSEELYAAIDAVLANSAPPPLKSPTGLQQKNSTLSKSLGRETKYASVCSLHLSAHVERNKDSNMTKPGIVRPMTAIPRLRVEDKKEFHTNLRPSVIKKTLNGNSKVENKSSEDAQREFYLGLNGQTLRKERNLEKTIPFSVCDLQITEPEDHISQLVKDTSTSSNPFEDWMETHI, from the exons ATGGAGAATTTGTATGTGAGCCTGGGGCAG GTTTCTATAGGGTTGCCAGCCGAACCATCTGTCTTCACATTTGTTCCAGTGGTTAAAAGTATTATCAATGCTGAGCAGAGATCTGGCGCTCagacaggaaaacagaaaaag GAGACCATGACGGATGGGGAGATGTTCACAGCAGAGACTGTTTTTCTCAAAGACTCCGTGGAGGGAAGAACAGGAAACATAATTCATCCAGAGACAAAGTTTACT tggAAGCCTTCCCTGTATCACGTGAGCCTCTCTCAAAGCACAGCCTCTCCCTCACTCAGCTCTCAGTCTGAAAATACACCCGATCATGTCGCCACCCTGACGGGCTCTATGGAAACAGCTGTGGATAAACACAGGGGCACTTCCCAGCAGCAGCGTCATGACACCTTTGGACATGCAGGGGTTAGCTCAGGTTGCTTTGCAAATAGAGCGTCTGTGTCAGAAGACAGAACGAGCCCCACACTCTGCTCAGATCTGTTCCCCACCCCAGCTTCATCCAGAGAGTCCATCCTCTCAGAAGGCTCCGACAAAGAGACGAGCTGGCCTGCTGTGCAGCTTTCTTCTGTAACCTCTCCTGCTTCTTTCAGCCGCACTGTCTCCCCCTGCTCATCTGTTCTCTCCGGCATCTTCTCCCCTGCTGTCGTCCAGATCAAGAAGCACTTTCTAGCCCCTGGCTGTAGTTTGGTTAACATCCCTCAAACCTGTTTTTCATCCTGTGAAAGcctgtcttcctctgtctctctcgggTGCCCTCGTCCACGGCACCGACCTCCTCTCACCCGTCTCTCCCTCCTGACTGCCATTCTGAGAAAAGGCCGTCTTCCTGTTCTGTCCTCTGTGCTGCAGAGGCCTTACACCCCCTGCTGGCCTGTTAACCCTGTGACCTTGTCCTTCTGCAATGCCTGCTCTGCAGCCTCTGGCGTGGCTTCCATTCCCATGGAGTTCTCTTCATTATCATCTATAGATATTCAGAGCCATGTTCAGAGAGAGCCTAACAGATGTGTGACAGCACCTCCACCTTTGCAGTCAAATGAGCTCAGCAGGACGTGTCCTCAAACTCAAGTGAAAAGATGTTCAAAGGAAATTTGCTCAAGCACTGTGCCCAGATGGGCGGTTATTTCGCCCCCTCCAGCAAAGAGCAACAGTCCACCCCGAGGTCCACTACCTCTGCCACACCCAAACTTTGAATGTGTTCCTCTACCAAGGCATAAAAATATATCAACCTGTGCATCGTCTACAACACTGCCAAACACACATGTCTCCACTTTTAAGTCCCCTGAGCTGAAATCCTGCAATTCAAAGGGCCATAGTGATGATAACCTTAAAAAACCCCTCACCCCATCCCCTAAAACTATTAATAAACAAGAGACTTTTGCACCCCAGCAATTGAGTCGTCCACCAAGTTCCTCTCTCTCAAGGCTTCGCTTACTGTCTCAACAACTAAGATCTCCACCTGTCTGCTCTCCTCAGCCTCAGTCTTCTAAATCACGTTCCCCTGGGTTCCCTGTTTTCTCCTCTCACTCAGCGTCACCTCTGCCTCCTTCACAAAACACCACAGGAAGGTGTGAGTCAGAGAGGCGCTGCCCTGATGCCAAAAGTGTCACACCATCACATGGTTTTCACAGAGCTTACTGCCTGCCCCCTTCCCGCTACACACCTATCGTTTTTTCAGGATGGCCCTCACCCGCCAGCTCCCCCACACCTACACCATCTCCTGCTCCACCAGTCAGAGACCTCACCCCGTCACCCTCTCTCTCCATGCGTACCACACCCTCCCCGAGGCCGGGGAGTGGAATATCAGACTGCAGTGACAGGGagggtaaaaaaagaaag ACACACAGGATTAAGTTAAGCTACAAATCCCTCGCTGCAATTCCTACAAACACTCTTCTATTGGATCAACAG GCAATAGATGAGCaggtggagagagaagacagtCCCTGTGACACATTGGACAGAGGTGTAACATTGGACACCCACGCTGAG ATGTGCTCTCCTGCTCAGCTCCGACAACAGTCAGAGGAACTTTATGCAGCTATTGATGCGGTTTTGGCAAATTCAGCACCACCA CCCTTAAAGTCACCGACCGGCCTACAG CAGAAGAACTCAACCCTTTCAAAATCCTTGGGACGTGAAACCAAATAT GCATCGGTATGCAGCTTGCACCTATCTGCCCATGTGGAGAGAAATAAAGATTCTAACATG ACGAAGCCTGGCATTGTTCGCCCAATGACGGCCATTCCAAGACTGAGAGTGGAGGACAAAAAAGAGTTTCATACAAACCTAAGGCCCTCTGTCATCAAGAAGACCTTAAATGGCAACAGCAAG
- the mlip gene encoding muscular LMNA-interacting protein isoform X5 translates to MENLYVSLGQETMTDGEMFTAETVFLKDSVEGRTGNIIHPETKFTWKPSLYHVSLSQSTASPSLSSQSENTPDHVATLTGSMETAVDKHRGTSQQQRHDTFGHAGVSSGCFANRASVSEDRTSPTLCSDLFPTPASSRESILSEGSDKETSWPAVQLSSVTSPASFSRTVSPCSSVLSGIFSPAVVQIKKHFLAPGCSLVNIPQTCFSSCESLSSSVSLGCPRPRHRPPLTRLSLLTAILRKGRLPVLSSVLQRPYTPCWPVNPVTLSFCNACSAASGVASIPMEFSSLSSIDIQSHVQREPNRCVTAPPPLQSNELSRTCPQTQVKRCSKEICSSTVPRWAVISPPPAKSNSPPRGPLPLPHPNFECVPLPRHKNISTCASSTTLPNTHVSTFKSPELKSCNSKGHSDDNLKKPLTPSPKTINKQETFAPQQLSRPPSSSLSRLRLLSQQLRSPPVCSPQPQSSKSRSPGFPVFSSHSASPLPPSQNTTGRCESERRCPDAKSVTPSHGFHRAYCLPPSRYTPIVFSGWPSPASSPTPTPSPAPPVRDLTPSPSLSMRTTPSPRPGSGISDCSDREGKKRKTHRIKLSYKSLAAIPTNTLLLDQQAIDEQVEREDSPCDTLDRGVTLDTHAEMCSPAQLRQQSEELYAAIDAVLANSAPPQPLKSPTGLQQKNSTLSKSLGRETKYASVCSLHLSAHVERNKDSNMTKPGIVRPMTAIPRLRVEDKKEFHTNLRPSVIKKTLNGNSKVENKSSEDAQREFYLGLNGQTLRKERNLEKTIPFSVCDLQITEPEDHISQLVKDTSTSSNPFEDWMETHI, encoded by the exons ATGGAGAATTTGTATGTGAGCCTGGGGCAG GAGACCATGACGGATGGGGAGATGTTCACAGCAGAGACTGTTTTTCTCAAAGACTCCGTGGAGGGAAGAACAGGAAACATAATTCATCCAGAGACAAAGTTTACT tggAAGCCTTCCCTGTATCACGTGAGCCTCTCTCAAAGCACAGCCTCTCCCTCACTCAGCTCTCAGTCTGAAAATACACCCGATCATGTCGCCACCCTGACGGGCTCTATGGAAACAGCTGTGGATAAACACAGGGGCACTTCCCAGCAGCAGCGTCATGACACCTTTGGACATGCAGGGGTTAGCTCAGGTTGCTTTGCAAATAGAGCGTCTGTGTCAGAAGACAGAACGAGCCCCACACTCTGCTCAGATCTGTTCCCCACCCCAGCTTCATCCAGAGAGTCCATCCTCTCAGAAGGCTCCGACAAAGAGACGAGCTGGCCTGCTGTGCAGCTTTCTTCTGTAACCTCTCCTGCTTCTTTCAGCCGCACTGTCTCCCCCTGCTCATCTGTTCTCTCCGGCATCTTCTCCCCTGCTGTCGTCCAGATCAAGAAGCACTTTCTAGCCCCTGGCTGTAGTTTGGTTAACATCCCTCAAACCTGTTTTTCATCCTGTGAAAGcctgtcttcctctgtctctctcgggTGCCCTCGTCCACGGCACCGACCTCCTCTCACCCGTCTCTCCCTCCTGACTGCCATTCTGAGAAAAGGCCGTCTTCCTGTTCTGTCCTCTGTGCTGCAGAGGCCTTACACCCCCTGCTGGCCTGTTAACCCTGTGACCTTGTCCTTCTGCAATGCCTGCTCTGCAGCCTCTGGCGTGGCTTCCATTCCCATGGAGTTCTCTTCATTATCATCTATAGATATTCAGAGCCATGTTCAGAGAGAGCCTAACAGATGTGTGACAGCACCTCCACCTTTGCAGTCAAATGAGCTCAGCAGGACGTGTCCTCAAACTCAAGTGAAAAGATGTTCAAAGGAAATTTGCTCAAGCACTGTGCCCAGATGGGCGGTTATTTCGCCCCCTCCAGCAAAGAGCAACAGTCCACCCCGAGGTCCACTACCTCTGCCACACCCAAACTTTGAATGTGTTCCTCTACCAAGGCATAAAAATATATCAACCTGTGCATCGTCTACAACACTGCCAAACACACATGTCTCCACTTTTAAGTCCCCTGAGCTGAAATCCTGCAATTCAAAGGGCCATAGTGATGATAACCTTAAAAAACCCCTCACCCCATCCCCTAAAACTATTAATAAACAAGAGACTTTTGCACCCCAGCAATTGAGTCGTCCACCAAGTTCCTCTCTCTCAAGGCTTCGCTTACTGTCTCAACAACTAAGATCTCCACCTGTCTGCTCTCCTCAGCCTCAGTCTTCTAAATCACGTTCCCCTGGGTTCCCTGTTTTCTCCTCTCACTCAGCGTCACCTCTGCCTCCTTCACAAAACACCACAGGAAGGTGTGAGTCAGAGAGGCGCTGCCCTGATGCCAAAAGTGTCACACCATCACATGGTTTTCACAGAGCTTACTGCCTGCCCCCTTCCCGCTACACACCTATCGTTTTTTCAGGATGGCCCTCACCCGCCAGCTCCCCCACACCTACACCATCTCCTGCTCCACCAGTCAGAGACCTCACCCCGTCACCCTCTCTCTCCATGCGTACCACACCCTCCCCGAGGCCGGGGAGTGGAATATCAGACTGCAGTGACAGGGagggtaaaaaaagaaag ACACACAGGATTAAGTTAAGCTACAAATCCCTCGCTGCAATTCCTACAAACACTCTTCTATTGGATCAACAG GCAATAGATGAGCaggtggagagagaagacagtCCCTGTGACACATTGGACAGAGGTGTAACATTGGACACCCACGCTGAG ATGTGCTCTCCTGCTCAGCTCCGACAACAGTCAGAGGAACTTTATGCAGCTATTGATGCGGTTTTGGCAAATTCAGCACCACCA CAGCCCTTAAAGTCACCGACCGGCCTACAG CAGAAGAACTCAACCCTTTCAAAATCCTTGGGACGTGAAACCAAATAT GCATCGGTATGCAGCTTGCACCTATCTGCCCATGTGGAGAGAAATAAAGATTCTAACATG ACGAAGCCTGGCATTGTTCGCCCAATGACGGCCATTCCAAGACTGAGAGTGGAGGACAAAAAAGAGTTTCATACAAACCTAAGGCCCTCTGTCATCAAGAAGACCTTAAATGGCAACAGCAAG